Within the Oryctolagus cuniculus chromosome 19, mOryCun1.1, whole genome shotgun sequence genome, the region gccatcccactccttggaatctatccaaaggaatttaaatgggcaaacaaaaaagcggtctgcagcctaatgtttattgcagctcaattcacaatagctaagacctggaaccgacctaaatgcccatcaacggtagactggataaagaaattatgggatatgtactctttagaatactataccgcagtaagaaacaacgaaatccagtcatttgcaacaaaatggaggaatctggaacacatcatgctgagtgaaataatccagtcccaaagggacaaataccatatgttctccctgatcggtgacaactgactgaacaccaaaaaggaaacctcctgaagtgaaacggacactatgggaaacggtgacttgatcagcatagccctgactgttaatgaacaacttaatacattatccctcttagtagtttttttgtctgttctacttaatatgactggtttaattctgtaattaatacacagttattcttaagtgttaaaaattaaaaaaagattatcttaTATAGTagttgtatcaaaataaacatacaagttATCTCCAAGTAATAAAAAAGTGTTATGTAGGAATTGAAATGATTGCAGTCAAAACTTGAAGGCAGATAAGAATTTCAGctatttctgaaaaaaagaaaaccaacttcACAGGATGGGAAGATATTAGTTATCAGTTCTCTAGTGCTCAAAAACAATATAAAGGataagaattccagaaaactgtGTAAAGCATAAAATTACTTATCAAAAATTAAAGACCAATCAGCCTATAAATCAGTATAAATGTCCAGCATATTACTCAGGTATGAGTCTATTGTCTGCCACAAGCTACATGAAAACACTACTCATTTGTAAATTCATTGAACATGTATCCATGAAAAACCTATACTGCATGTTCCCAAATCTCTTCCAACAAAAATAAGTAtactcaagggaaaaaaaaaatcaaactgagaGACAAGTGTTGCCCCCAGGACTCTGGCTGACTTCTTGAATCTCAAAGCTGTGTGAGTTGTACAACTTTCCCTCTGGTCATCTGgaataaacaaagaaaagtgCCAACTAGAGACTTTCCATGGATTGAGGGACACTGATTtcaataataaaattgaaaagaatgaaGCACATGCAGAAAGAAATCACCAGAATACAGATTCACAGAAATGCATTATaggaataatatttaaaatatttgaactggaaaattaaataattgtaaaatgataatgacacaaaaatagaaaactttccatgtttgtggattgcaATATTAAtatgatcaaaatgtccatgccaCCAAAAGAAATTTGCAGactcagtgtgatcccaatcacaATACCAAGGACAAggatctagaagaaatgatgctaaatttcatatggaaacacaagaaaccctgaatagctaaagcaatgttaaacaacagaaacaaaggtgCAGtgtcacaatactagatttcaggacatgctaaagggcagttataaccaaaacagcctagcactggcacaaaaatagataaatggaacaaaatagaaacttcagaaatcaatccacatatctacaatcaattaatctttgacagaggagctaaaatcaatccctggagaaaggacaatctcttcaacaaatggtgcttggaaaattggatctccacatgcaaaagtatgaagcaagtcccctaccttacaccttatacaaaagtcaactcaaaatggatcaagaatcttaATATTTGACCCAATTCCaacaaattactaaaggaaaacattggggaaaatctgcaagacattgtcatagtcaaagatttcttggaaaagaccccagaagcataatCTAAGCCAAAATCgacaatgggattacatcaagctgaaaagcttttgcattgcaaaggaaacacttagcacagtgaagaggcaactgacagaatgagagaaaatatttgcaaactatgcaagctATCCAGAATAGATAAGGAACTCATGAAACTCAATACCAAAAAAATTcaatttagaaatgagaaaaggacttgaacatatatttttaaaagaagaaattcaaatgcccaaaagacaaattaaaaaaagctcAAGATAACTAGCCaacagggaagtgcaaatcaaaaccacaatgaggtttcatctcataccagttagaatggctctcatacagaaaacaacaaacaataaatactggcaaggatatAGGGGGAAAActtactctaatccactgttgatgggaatgtaaactagtacagtcattgtggaagacaatatgatgaTTCATCAGCTCACTGAATATAGAtacatcccactcctgagaatttaccccaATGAAATGAATCAGTTTATGAGTTATCCGTATCCCCATGATTATTGAAGTTCAGTTAACAATAGCTgagatattgaatcaacccagatgtgcatcaactgatgactgcataaagaaattgtgattatctatctatctatctatctatctggtatggaatactattcagccataaaaatggaatgaaattctgtcttttgcaacaaaatggatttaactggaaaccattatacttggtgaaataatccagtgccaaaaagacaaataccatatgttttccctgatttgtggtgaCTTATACTGTAACAAAAATATAATGCATAGGAGATCCCATTCTTCaataagattcttttttaattatctttttatatggaagatcaacttagtatcaactgagtaaagatttcaacaggttgcacccacacagacacacaaagtataaagactagttttactgttaattcgcatagtaaaacacattaaggacagagatcctacatggggagtaagtgcacagtgactcttgttgttgaattaacaattgaaactcttatttatgatgtcagtgatgagctgaggctcttgtcatgagctgccaaggccatggaagcatCAAAAGAGGACATTGCAATGACAGTGGGATTgttgaataaaatttattatatctCCCTGACTCATAAATGTATTTATCCACATTACCTGTGGGCTTATTCAAGCTTCACATATTCTCCCCTTCCACTACCACCCCAACATTTTAACACTGCCTCTGACAGTAAGTGTGCAGTGGTATTTAGCTTGTCCATGAGCCTCTCAGTTTGAAATCACTGTAGGGAACCTCTGCCAGAGTTCATCTCCTATCACTGACATGAAcacaagatttttcttttttaataatgcCCAAAGTTTGAGGATCAGTGAGTAAGAATCAGCTGATATCAAGGGTAAAGCCACAACATTTTCTATGAAACTACTGATGTGTTTATTATTAAACTACTAATttgttacaaaaataataattatgggAATGAGAAATAGTAAGAGCAAAGATTAATGGTCCTGATCAGCTATAttgggaaaaacaaataaaatataaataacttgAAAACATGCAGCAAAGTAGCAGCTATACAATGCAGTTTAAACATTAAACTTAGTTGATGAGAGTATTAATGCACTGACACGCTGAGCTGCAGAATTTCATTTACAGAAAAATCATGGAATAGAAAATCCAAATATAGATGGTAACTATGATGAGAGGGACTAAAACTCATCCATTTAGAACATTAAACCTAGAGAATTTATAAAGCCATGAAAATACTAATtcaatagaaataattttaattatctaaTATAGTATGTCATAAAAGGTTCTGAATACATAATTtcaatatattaataaaagagTAAAAAGGGGAATGTTCAAACATATCAGAACCAAACTTAGGAAAATAGGTAGGAAGTAAAATTTGAGAATGCATAGAGGAAAAGACTTACAAATGAAAAACCATGACAGCACAATCTCCACAACCTTTATGTAATACTAAAAAGGTCAGAAATACAAAAGCAACATAGCTAATGAAAACTGACATACATGACAGGCTTGAATGTTTACTTTGGACTTTGTCAAAATTAGATTCATGAAATATGTGATTGTATCACGTGTTCACTTTAAGAATAAAGGATTTCCTGTATGAAAgtctgaaatcaaaatgaaagagCAAATAATTGTTAAACCTATCTTAATATTAATCCATTGTGGATGTTAAAGAAAACTGTAATACTGTGCAGTATATATTTCAAAGTCTTTAGAAATAGAAGTATAATTCCATAGAAATGGAATTGATTCCATAGGAACATATTCTATTAGAATGATTTTCATTGTGTCTGAAACATCCATTTTTAAGgcaatcatttaaaattatgttcatttatttttacttcatttgaaagcagagaaagagaacagagagacatGCAAAGAAGAATTACTCATCAGCTGGTTCCatctccaaaggcctgcaacagggTAGGGCAGGTCAAACCCAAAAGTCTAGATCTTCAACTCtcacttccatgtgggtggcaggaactgaagtacttAAGTgaacacctgctgtcttccaggatgtgcattaggaGAATGCTGGACCAGAGCAGTGATGGTATTGAAACTCAGGACTATGATGGGATGTGCATCTGAAGCAGCATCTTCTGCACCACATTCATACCCAAAGAAAAACCATTTTTTATTCAATCTGTTAAAATTGAAAGGTTTTCCATGATAAATTTTGCAATAAGTTAATATTCCTTTTATTAGAACTGATAAGCACCAATGGACTGACAGTGGCATAGGCATTGACCACAACACCCTGGACACCCAAGATAACTGAGTCATATGTCCACAGTATCATTGAGGAGGATGAGATGATGAAGTCTACCCAGTACATGACCACAAAGAAACTCACCAGCAGCAGGATGGTCTGGGTGGCTCTCTTTTCGGGGGAAGATCTtggggagaggctggtgctgtgaaggtGCTGGGACCTCTTCTGATGCCTGGACAAGAGTATCACCATGTACACACTTGAGAGCAGCATGACACTGATAAGGAAGACATCCCTGGATGTGGTCATTGTGAACATCAAATCCTTGATGCTATGGCTCATTGGGGAAAATGAGCAGTGTTCAGTGAGAATCATCAGATCGGTCTGGGTCACATTGGAATTTGCTACAATGTGGAAGATCATGGTAGTACAGGAAGACAAACATAGAAACCATAACAATAAGAATAAATAGAAGATGAACTTTATGGATTTATATTTAAAGTTGGCCAACCAGGAGGTGCTGGGGCTGATGGTGATGGCCTGGATGACACTCAGTATGCAGGTGGTGTAGATGGAGAGGCCCCTCATCACCCTGCTTATGTAGAACAAAGCTTTACACTTGAAGTCATTCAAAAAATTCAGTGATTCAAACAAGTCTGGAGACGTCAAAAACAGCACAGTGAGAAGCATCATTATGTGGACAAGGGCCAGGTGACAGGTTATCAGGTCAGTGACCTTTGGCTTGTGATACTGTGAGTTTTTGAAGATGTGGAAGAGGAGGAAGTTGTTGGATGAGATTCCAATGCCAGCTTGGcagagaatatatttattaaCAGCCTTGTAAGCAGAAAATGTGCTCATCTTAATAAGAGAGGTGAAACACATGAGTgcctgaaaaaacaaacaaatacagcGGGTCTCATATCATCAACAAGCATTATTCTGCCTACCAAAAATTTGTGTTTTAGCTCTCTATTTTCAGAATGTTCCTATGTTTCTCTTCATTTCCATACCAGAAATTCCTAATATGAACTTTTCAATTTGGTAGGCTACTGGGAAAGTGCTTCTTTCAATTAGCAAGAGGAAAAATCATGAACACTCTATTTTGTGTTATACCTGAAATTTTatcaataaaatcacattttattcCTAATTGTGGGATACTCTGggacattttaaatattcttagaCACACTTATACAGATAAGGTCATTCTTTTCAGGTCTTAATCAAGATAGTTACAATGTTAAAATTTCACTGTTACTTTAGCTTGCTATGGCCTTGGATGTAaacataattattatatttaattaatcTGAGGGTTGGTGAGTCCGTTTaatgttgctataacagaataatTTCTAGCTAACAGAAATGAATTTTCTTACAGtctggaggttgggaagtccaAGTTTGAGGGCCTGTCATCTGATGTGCATCTTCTTGCTGCCTTTTCCCACGGCAAAAAGTGAAGGGGCAGTAAAGCAAGGGGATACATATGCACTCTTAAAATTGCACCAATCACACTCATAAAGGTGGCACCTTTATTGCTTGATAAACTCTGAAATATCTCAtctattaaaacaaattaaatagtAATTAAATGTTAACATGAGTTTCAGAGGGGTCATCTAACCCATAGCAAGCAGTTACAAAAGTTTAGTTGTACGAAGCTGAGAAAACTGCAAATTACCACATTTCCCCACTTCCTGAGACCAATGATTGTGTGTGATTGTTTGCAAAGCCACTTGTACCATTGTAGGCCTATCAATACAAGTATTCAGATatgttggaagatttttttatttgctcatATTTAG harbors:
- the LOC138842960 gene encoding vomeronasal type-1 receptor 90-like; translated protein: MCFTSLIKMSTFSAYKAVNKYILCQAGIGISSNNFLLFHIFKNSQYHKPKVTDLITCHLALVHIMMLLTVLFLTSPDLFESLNFLNDFKCKALFYISRVMRGLSIYTTCILSVIQAITISPSTSWLANFKYKSIKFIFYLFLLLWFLCLSSCTTMIFHIVANSNVTQTDLMILTEHCSFSPMSHSIKDLMFTMTTSRDVFLISVMLLSSVYMVILLSRHQKRSQHLHSTSLSPRSSPEKRATQTILLLVSFFVVMYWVDFIISSSSMILWTYDSVILGVQGVVVNAYATVSPLVLISSNKRNINLLQNLSWKTFQF